The Mangifera indica cultivar Alphonso chromosome 8, CATAS_Mindica_2.1, whole genome shotgun sequence genome has a window encoding:
- the LOC123224449 gene encoding uncharacterized protein LOC123224449 isoform X1, whose amino-acid sequence MAKTNKYTSINFNHVLDKNISTSTSSANSTKTSSSSSYSSIASSNTSLLASARTHGRMLVLTKPNPKPVTSLLSSPSLSNQQTSPDPISLRPLGRTGTGSDSFAPVLVPERDKEASSVVVSPKPDKFVPPHLRPGFAGKEERPTVDVVRARESGQKHFRSPGRYGDDGRPKSGGYEQTRRDGESDLGLLNRPRSSGNRPSYTEPCFGLSLAIGQWNIRLSVLTILIFQKFFEGNLFPETGCEFS is encoded by the exons ATGGCAAAAACCAACAAGTACACCTCCATCAATTTCAATCACGTGCTCGATAAAAATATCTCTACTTCCACCTCCAGCGCCAACTCAACTAAAacatcttcctcttcttcttattcttccaTCGCTTCTTCCAATACTAGTCTGTTGGCATCCGCCAGAACCCATGGCCGCATGCTTGTTCTTACCAAACCTAATCCTAAACCCGTAACCTCATTGTTGTCTTCACCTTCTTTGTCTAACCAACAGACTTCTCCTGACCCAATTTCTCTGCGACCTCTAGGACGAACAGGGACGGGTTCTGATTCTTTCGCACCTGTTCTTGTTCCGGAGAGAGACAAGGAAGCTAGCTCGGTTGTTGTGTCACCCAAACCGGACAAGTTTGTGCCACCGCATCTTAGGCCGGGTTTTGCGGGCAAGGAGGAGAGGCCCACTGTGGACGTTGTGCGGGCGAGGGAGTCGGGTCAAAAGCATTTTAGATCTCCCGGTCGGTATGGAGATGATGGGCGGCCCAAGTCTGGTGGATATGAGCAGACGAGGAGAGATGGCGAGTCGGATCTGGGTTTGCTGAATCGACCCAGATCAAGTGGGAATCGACCTAGTTATACTGAACCATG CTTTGGATTGTCTCTTGCAATTGGACAATGGAATATTCGTCTATCAGTGTTAACAATCTTAATTTTCCAGAAATTCTTTGAAGGGAATCTCTTTCCCGAGACTGGATGTGAATTTTCCTGA
- the LOC123224449 gene encoding uncharacterized protein LOC123224449 isoform X2, whose amino-acid sequence MAKTNKYTSINFNHVLDKNISTSTSSANSTKTSSSSSYSSIASSNTSLLASARTHGRMLVLTKPNPKPVTSLLSSPSLSNQQTSPDPISLRPLGRTGTGSDSFAPVLVPERDKEASSVVVSPKPDKFVPPHLRPGFAGKEERPTVDVVRARESGQKHFRSPGRYGDDGRPKSGGYEQTRRDGESDLGLLNRPRSSGNRPSYTEP is encoded by the exons ATGGCAAAAACCAACAAGTACACCTCCATCAATTTCAATCACGTGCTCGATAAAAATATCTCTACTTCCACCTCCAGCGCCAACTCAACTAAAacatcttcctcttcttcttattcttccaTCGCTTCTTCCAATACTAGTCTGTTGGCATCCGCCAGAACCCATGGCCGCATGCTTGTTCTTACCAAACCTAATCCTAAACCCGTAACCTCATTGTTGTCTTCACCTTCTTTGTCTAACCAACAGACTTCTCCTGACCCAATTTCTCTGCGACCTCTAGGACGAACAGGGACGGGTTCTGATTCTTTCGCACCTGTTCTTGTTCCGGAGAGAGACAAGGAAGCTAGCTCGGTTGTTGTGTCACCCAAACCGGACAAGTTTGTGCCACCGCATCTTAGGCCGGGTTTTGCGGGCAAGGAGGAGAGGCCCACTGTGGACGTTGTGCGGGCGAGGGAGTCGGGTCAAAAGCATTTTAGATCTCCCGGTCGGTATGGAGATGATGGGCGGCCCAAGTCTGGTGGATATGAGCAGACGAGGAGAGATGGCGAGTCGGATCTGGGTTTGCTGAATCGACCCAGATCAAGTGGGAATCGACCTAGTTATACTGAACCATG A
- the LOC123224266 gene encoding probable O-methyltransferase 3 — MAEAIAKAFPEIQCTVFDLPHIVEDLQGTENLAFVGGDMFQSIPPAEAVLLKWLLHDWGDEDCLKILRRCKEAISSKNKGGKVTIIEMIIDTQKQDKESIEAQLCFDMCLMSQLGFAKERTLKEWRKLFLEAVFTH; from the exons ATGGCCGAAGCTATAGCCAAAGCTTTTCCGGAAATTCAGTGCACTGTTTTTGATCTTCCACATATTGTTGAAGATTTACAGGGGACTGAGAACTTGGCTTTCGTTGGAGGCGATATGTTTCAGTCAATACCACCTGCGGAAGCTGTTTTGCTCAAG TGGCTTCTACATGACTGGGGAGATGAAGATTGCCTGAAGATACTAAGGAGGTGTAAAGAAGcaatttcaagcaaaaataaagGAGGGAAGGTGACtattattgaaatgataattGATACGCAAAAACAAGATAAGGAGTCGATTGAAGCACAGCTCTGCTTTGACATGTGCCTCATGTCTCAGCTAGGCTTTGCAAAAGAACGAACCCTCAAAGAATGGCGCAAACTCTTCCTGGAAGCCGTTTTCACCCACTAA
- the LOC123224077 gene encoding glutaredoxin-C9-like, whose protein sequence is MHQSSHSFQVMAAILQQYQQSSLFTHQNDPLLIKGSESHMGKMVSENAVIVFARRGCCMSHVVKRLLLGLGVNPAVYEVDEEDEVGVLAELGLINKRFGIDQKVQFPAVFIGGQLFGGLDRIMAAHISGELIPVLKEAKALWL, encoded by the coding sequence ATGCATCAATCTAGCCATTCCTTTCAAGTCATGGCTGCCATTTTACAACAATACCAACAATCTTCTCTTTTCACCCACCAGAATGATCCTTTACTCATCAAAGGATCCGAAAGTCATATGGGGAAGATGGTTTCTGAGAACGCTGTAATTGTGTTTGCTAGACGTGGCTGCTGCATGAGCCATGTTGTGAAGCGTTTGCTTCTAGGTCTTGGTGTTAATCCTGCTGTTTATGaagttgatgaagaagatgaagttggTGTTTTAGCTGAACTGggtttgattaataaaagatttggaATCGATCAAAAGGTTCAGTTTCCAGCTGTGTTTATTGGAGGGCAGTTGTTTGGGGGATTGGATAGGATCATGGCTGCTCATATTAGTGGAGAATTAATTCCTGTGCTCAAGGAAGCTAAGGCCTTGTGGCTCTAA